The following coding sequences are from one Treponema bryantii window:
- a CDS encoding PP2C family protein-serine/threonine phosphatase: MKRVAALRKIKKLFVLILFVLGCLSVLPGEDFYWENPAVITDTDSRFPVTMVSADGNYTYMFWQEVDTKARQIYLSVRIYSSLKNYSENRRFAGPFSYSGEEVPDIYTTAVLKKGTVGVAIMTGLSNLSVFVSTDNCKNFTETKLPAASSITVAPRIYKTGNDSFKLFTSVGEENSFTLFSADSPDGVKWSRFAQFQPALNYRNPFIPVLFASSFGDIVVFQAQYTSAETSRLSYQLYMTVDSSGSGKNWTQPVLITDRNSLAARGGKQFHEYQNQRPGLFEYDGEVYLAWERTDSVNSAIWIEKITAAGVTAGTAEKLSDNGNASRPVMFKYNDSLYLTWFDTRRGRESIYMVKKNGSYWNESRLVEDRNSNLFVYPLVTAETDGSVLSFIWQQVNSASKNSIAILSPDKTVMPPTFNPLSYKKGKSSRAEDVRIQIIFPADSSNISGYSYTWGRENSKEPPKQIEHFTKENTLRLKATEDGNYILMARVSDYAGNWSEPSSISYHLDLTPPEAPEITIDNLDEYGFLDSNNYSLNWLPSVSKDAAQYLYKIDYLGSIPKSISVSKKHPMKLSTERMEEIKNSLLTRYDPQLKKQRRLTTSNSTATRKQTTVRYYNRSNGVYLISVAAIDEVGNISEPSTALYILNKYQPSTYVTSVQQTKADAGESTIVISGGGFTYDGTVSEIYIDADGKAPYDLILRASDGQFRVQSDTRISNIKTGTDLDEGTYKIGLLHTDRGLYFTGNVLQISQSGTLKIEAEYEPQSRLSSEFQKYKYTVAISLIIVFVLLMIAAITLIFILINIYQNIHERKLTENEVSSLLTGAAMPLKDLRKNFKGLPSLKKKLIVFAFSLVIAVVIAVSLENGYKVIRLQEQTMAAGLENRTEVLLESLHSGVKNFFPANNLLELSALPAQKDAMPEVKYVTIIGQQLDSDSSENLNYIWATNDQDISVKMDSYSLVYGESQLTEKVILEVTEKLKELDKKIASEVGELSDKIDGLSKDAEALYASGLEDDTQEAERLSDVIVELRNQLDLRLAEYSKSAAGSYPAFDSDDLDRSRTDYLFYRPVLYRKGTTGNYIHSVIYLELSTQSLIDSLNAEIKKIVIFSLIVAIAAVAFGIIGAYVFASLIVRPIKKLEKHVIMIGQTKNKINLKGKDVVIKSRDEVGRLGDAVNNMTHELVANAEEEALAMDGKAVQKAFLPLEALGANNKNTYAEYADKELECFGYYEGESGVSGDYFDYKRLDDTWFGIIKCDVSGHGIPAAIIMTVVATIFRRYFEKWSYAKNGTQLNKLVEQINDFIEGLGLRGKFATLIICLLNVKTGELYMCNAGDNLVHIYDSATHSLKLLTLASAPTAGVFTSDLVAMRGGFVVEKTILNRGDILYLYTDGIEESTRRIREVDYTVRQNEVEVKKMNPKTHEEETEIKLEDAKEEFGPERIKEIIEAVYNKRKFTLTKQDNPNVTETLEFDFTKCEGTVQESILALASLEKVFRLYKSPAVQQTDYIRIDKKIDEFLLKYFNMYDYYAAHKTDDSAGVNYVDYDQMLEDEQSDDLTMLAIKRL, encoded by the coding sequence ATGAAGAGAGTTGCAGCTTTGCGGAAAATAAAAAAACTTTTTGTTCTCATTCTTTTTGTACTGGGCTGCCTTTCTGTCTTACCAGGAGAAGATTTTTACTGGGAAAATCCTGCTGTAATTACTGATACAGATTCCCGCTTTCCTGTAACAATGGTTTCTGCAGATGGAAATTATACTTATATGTTCTGGCAGGAAGTTGATACTAAGGCGCGGCAGATATACCTTTCAGTTAGAATTTACAGCAGCCTTAAGAATTATTCAGAAAACAGGCGTTTTGCAGGACCTTTCAGTTATTCGGGAGAAGAAGTTCCGGATATTTATACAACTGCTGTTCTGAAAAAAGGAACAGTTGGTGTTGCAATAATGACGGGGCTTTCAAATCTTTCGGTTTTCGTTTCAACTGATAACTGTAAAAACTTTACAGAAACAAAATTACCGGCTGCTTCATCAATTACTGTTGCCCCAAGAATCTATAAAACGGGTAATGACAGTTTTAAGCTTTTTACATCTGTTGGTGAAGAAAACTCGTTTACGCTTTTTTCTGCTGATTCACCTGATGGTGTAAAATGGAGCCGCTTTGCTCAGTTCCAGCCGGCATTGAATTATAGAAATCCTTTTATTCCTGTTCTTTTTGCTTCTTCATTTGGAGATATTGTTGTTTTTCAGGCTCAGTATACATCGGCTGAAACAAGCAGACTTTCATATCAGCTGTATATGACTGTTGATTCAAGCGGCTCGGGAAAGAACTGGACTCAGCCTGTACTGATTACAGACAGAAACTCTCTTGCTGCCCGTGGTGGAAAACAGTTTCATGAATATCAGAACCAGAGGCCAGGTCTTTTTGAATATGATGGCGAAGTTTATCTTGCCTGGGAAAGAACCGATTCTGTAAACTCTGCAATCTGGATTGAAAAAATTACTGCTGCAGGTGTAACTGCTGGAACAGCAGAAAAACTATCTGATAACGGAAATGCAAGCCGTCCTGTAATGTTTAAATACAATGATTCTTTGTATCTGACCTGGTTTGATACAAGGCGAGGTCGTGAATCAATCTATATGGTAAAAAAGAATGGCAGTTACTGGAATGAAAGCCGGCTGGTTGAAGACCGAAACTCAAATCTTTTTGTATATCCGCTTGTAACTGCAGAAACAGATGGTTCTGTTTTATCATTTATATGGCAGCAGGTAAATTCTGCTTCAAAGAATTCAATCGCAATTCTCTCACCAGATAAAACTGTTATGCCTCCGACTTTTAATCCGCTTTCCTATAAAAAAGGAAAAAGTTCACGTGCAGAAGATGTTCGGATTCAGATTATATTCCCTGCGGACTCATCAAATATTTCCGGCTATTCATATACCTGGGGCAGGGAAAACTCTAAAGAGCCCCCAAAACAAATTGAGCATTTTACAAAAGAAAATACACTCCGCCTGAAAGCAACTGAAGATGGAAATTATATTCTTATGGCGCGGGTTTCAGATTATGCTGGAAACTGGTCAGAGCCTTCTTCAATTTCTTATCATCTTGATTTAACTCCACCAGAGGCTCCTGAAATTACAATTGATAATCTTGATGAATATGGCTTCCTTGATTCAAATAATTACAGCCTGAACTGGCTGCCTTCTGTTTCAAAGGATGCGGCACAATATCTTTATAAGATTGATTATCTTGGTTCAATTCCAAAATCAATTTCAGTTTCAAAAAAACATCCGATGAAGCTTAGCACTGAGCGGATGGAAGAAATCAAAAATAGTCTGCTTACAAGGTATGACCCTCAGTTGAAAAAGCAGAGAAGGCTTACAACTTCAAATTCTACGGCAACACGTAAACAAACGACCGTTCGTTATTATAACAGATCAAACGGTGTTTATCTTATTTCAGTAGCTGCAATTGATGAAGTAGGAAATATAAGTGAGCCTTCAACTGCATTGTATATTTTGAATAAATATCAGCCGTCAACCTATGTAACTTCAGTACAACAGACAAAAGCTGATGCTGGTGAAAGTACTATTGTAATTTCCGGTGGTGGCTTTACGTATGACGGAACAGTCAGTGAGATTTATATTGATGCTGATGGTAAAGCTCCGTACGACCTTATTTTAAGAGCCTCTGATGGTCAGTTCCGTGTTCAGTCAGATACCCGTATTTCAAACATAAAAACTGGAACCGATCTGGATGAAGGTACTTATAAAATTGGTCTTTTACATACAGACCGCGGATTATATTTTACCGGAAATGTTCTTCAGATATCACAGAGCGGAACCCTCAAAATTGAAGCCGAATATGAACCGCAAAGCAGACTTAGTTCGGAATTCCAGAAATATAAATATACAGTTGCAATCAGTCTGATTATTGTTTTTGTGCTTTTAATGATTGCTGCAATTACTTTGATTTTTATATTGATAAATATTTATCAGAATATACACGAAAGAAAATTGACAGAGAACGAAGTTTCTTCACTGTTAACAGGAGCTGCCATGCCATTAAAAGATTTACGGAAAAATTTCAAAGGACTTCCAAGTCTTAAGAAAAAGCTTATTGTATTTGCCTTCTCACTTGTAATTGCAGTTGTAATCGCGGTTTCACTTGAAAACGGATATAAGGTAATCAGACTTCAGGAACAGACTATGGCAGCCGGTCTGGAAAACAGAACTGAAGTACTTCTTGAAAGCCTTCACTCAGGTGTAAAAAACTTCTTCCCTGCAAATAATCTTCTGGAACTTTCTGCACTTCCTGCGCAAAAAGATGCAATGCCGGAAGTTAAATATGTTACGATAATTGGTCAGCAGCTGGATTCAGATTCTTCGGAAAATCTTAATTATATCTGGGCAACTAATGATCAGGATATAAGCGTAAAGATGGACAGCTATTCACTGGTTTATGGTGAATCACAGCTTACAGAAAAAGTAATTCTTGAAGTCACTGAAAAACTAAAGGAACTCGATAAAAAAATTGCTTCAGAAGTAGGGGAGCTTTCGGATAAAATTGACGGCCTTTCGAAAGATGCTGAAGCGTTGTATGCATCAGGTCTTGAAGATGATACACAGGAAGCAGAAAGACTTTCAGATGTTATTGTTGAATTACGAAATCAGCTTGATCTGCGGCTTGCAGAATATTCAAAGAGTGCAGCTGGTTCATACCCTGCTTTTGATTCAGATGACCTTGACCGCAGCAGAACAGATTATCTTTTCTATCGACCGGTTTTGTATCGCAAAGGAACTACAGGAAACTATATTCACAGTGTAATTTATCTTGAGCTTTCTACTCAGAGTCTTATAGACAGCCTTAATGCCGAAATCAAGAAAATCGTAATCTTCTCTCTGATTGTTGCGATTGCAGCAGTTGCCTTTGGAATTATTGGTGCTTATGTATTTGCTTCACTGATTGTCCGCCCGATCAAAAAACTTGAAAAGCACGTAATTATGATTGGACAGACTAAGAACAAAATCAATCTTAAGGGAAAAGATGTTGTGATTAAGTCACGGGACGAAGTAGGACGCCTTGGTGATGCGGTTAATAACATGACCCACGAGCTTGTTGCCAATGCCGAAGAAGAAGCTCTTGCAATGGACGGTAAGGCGGTTCAGAAAGCCTTCCTTCCGCTAGAAGCTCTCGGAGCAAATAATAAAAATACCTATGCAGAATATGCAGATAAAGAACTGGAATGCTTTGGTTACTACGAAGGTGAATCGGGTGTATCCGGTGACTATTTTGATTATAAGCGTCTGGATGATACCTGGTTTGGAATTATTAAGTGCGACGTTTCCGGACACGGTATTCCTGCTGCAATCATCATGACTGTTGTAGCCACAATTTTCCGTCGTTACTTTGAAAAATGGAGTTATGCTAAAAACGGAACCCAGCTGAATAAGCTTGTAGAACAGATAAATGACTTTATTGAAGGGCTTGGGTTGCGCGGTAAGTTTGCTACTTTGATTATCTGTCTTTTGAATGTAAAGACAGGTGAGCTTTATATGTGTAATGCGGGTGATAACCTTGTTCACATTTATGATTCTGCTACACACAGCCTTAAACTTTTGACACTTGCTTCTGCTCCAACTGCCGGAGTATTTACTTCGGATTTAGTTGCAATGCGCGGCGGTTTTGTTGTCGAAAAAACAATTTTGAATCGTGGTGATATTCTTTATCTTTATACTGACGGTATTGAAGAATCAACCCGCCGAATCCGCGAAGTAGATTACACAGTCCGACAAAATGAAGTTGAAGTTAAGAAGATGAATCCGAAAACACATGAGGAAGAAACTGAAATCAAACTTGAGGATGCAAAGGAAGAATTCGGACCAGAGCGAATCAAAGAGATTATTGAAGCGGTATATAACAAACGAAAGTTTACGCTTACAAAACAGGATAATCCAAATGTAACCGAAACCCTTGAATTTGATTTTACTAAATGTGAGGGAACTGTTCAGGAATCTATTCTTGCGCTTGCTTCACTGGAAAAGGTATTCCGTCTTTATAAATCACCAGCTGTTCAGCAGACAGATTACATCAGAATTGATAAAAAGATTGACGAATTCCTTCTAAAATATTTTAATATGTATGATTATTATGCAGCTCATAAAACTGATGATTCTGCAGGTGTAAACTATGTAGATTATGATCAGATGCTCGAAGATGAGCAGTCTGATGACTTAACCATGCTTGCTATTAAGAGGTTGTAA
- a CDS encoding DJ-1 family glyoxalase III: protein MKTAAVFFADGFEDIEALSPVDYLRRAGVEVYTVGVKGTPFNDTMIVTSSHNVPMIMDMSLDTYMKKFGDSIPDCVVCPGGGKGAINLSECTTLLNHLEKAWDAGRLVAAICAAPAVVLGKTKIPAGKKWTCYPDMEGESKPEYLSGYSNKVFVTDGNLVTSRGPGAAEEFAMELVRILAGDVMYNKVHDSSQQR, encoded by the coding sequence ATGAAAACAGCTGCTGTATTCTTTGCCGATGGCTTTGAAGACATCGAAGCTCTTTCACCTGTAGATTATCTCAGACGCGCGGGCGTTGAGGTTTATACTGTTGGTGTAAAGGGAACACCCTTTAATGATACTATGATTGTTACCAGCTCTCATAATGTTCCAATGATTATGGACATGAGTCTGGATACTTATATGAAAAAGTTTGGAGATTCAATTCCAGACTGCGTTGTTTGTCCAGGAGGAGGGAAAGGTGCTATCAATCTTTCTGAATGCACAACTCTGCTTAATCATCTTGAAAAAGCATGGGATGCAGGACGTCTTGTAGCTGCAATCTGTGCAGCACCTGCTGTTGTACTTGGAAAAACAAAAATTCCTGCAGGTAAAAAGTGGACATGCTATCCTGATATGGAAGGTGAATCAAAGCCTGAATATTTAAGCGGTTACAGCAATAAGGTTTTTGTTACAGATGGAAATCTTGTTACTTCACGCGGACCTGGAGCTGCGGAAGAATTTGCAATGGAACTGGTTAGAATTCTGGCTGGAGATGTTATGTACAATAAGGTACATGATTCCAGCCAGCAGCGTTAG
- a CDS encoding methyl-accepting chemotaxis protein, which translates to MKTNSLSFKIVLRISILVVFICVLITSFSILLLRRVQTNQVESTMTKVRDDAGKLMELSINAYIREVDTIAQRNDIRNMDWKVQKSILKMEAKRIGFESFEVGNPNGMAHSTRGDDVWVGGRAYYGKALAGKSNISDILYDEKIEKMVVHVSSPLYDDKGDVIGVLSGVADAAFMNHITSSIDLEYDGFIFIINDAGEKIAGINYYGKKELENNIHDAAYGPNTKYGQFRELQIKMINQESGFETFDMDGSSYFLTYICINNGDWHLGIIQNKNQALAVLYMILYRMIFITLASILVGSLSGLLLSRSLKPLRQVSKNIGEIASGKADLTQRINIKTEYEIGELVTGFNTFTEKLQSIIKVMKESKNALYQVGELLNQNTHETLTSIDTIIENIQSTKDGTAHQFASVDQTATAVNEIASNIESLERMVEKQSESVKTAGEAVSEMIKNINKVNLSVEKMAESYAILEEKAQSGVQKQDDVSAKIEIMGEQSKMLGNANKTIREIASQTNLLAMNAAIEAAHAGDAGMGFSVVAVEIRKLSETSTAQSKEIGEQLKNIQNSIKEIIEASNESRLAFNEVSDEIKSTDYLVKEIAVAMDEQNSDSEQINLSLDSMNNSTEVVISAVKEMSEGNASILKEIQNLQSSTVELKQHMEQMEAGAETIKQTGNALSDISQQMSASIDDIGGQVDQFQV; encoded by the coding sequence ATGAAAACCAATTCTTTATCTTTTAAAATTGTTTTAAGAATTTCTATTCTTGTTGTTTTTATTTGTGTTCTGATTACTTCTTTTTCGATTCTGCTGCTTAGACGGGTACAGACAAATCAGGTTGAAAGTACGATGACTAAGGTACGGGATGATGCTGGAAAACTGATGGAGCTTTCTATTAATGCGTACATCCGCGAGGTAGATACTATTGCGCAGCGGAACGATATCCGCAATATGGACTGGAAAGTTCAGAAGTCTATTCTTAAGATGGAAGCTAAACGAATTGGATTTGAATCTTTTGAGGTTGGTAATCCGAATGGTATGGCCCATTCTACTCGGGGGGACGATGTCTGGGTAGGTGGCCGGGCATACTACGGAAAAGCACTGGCTGGAAAATCAAATATTTCTGATATTCTTTATGATGAAAAAATTGAAAAAATGGTAGTTCATGTTTCAAGTCCTTTATATGATGATAAGGGTGATGTAATAGGTGTTCTATCTGGAGTTGCCGATGCTGCCTTTATGAATCATATTACTTCATCTATAGATCTGGAATATGATGGATTTATCTTCATTATAAATGATGCAGGTGAGAAGATTGCCGGTATTAATTATTATGGAAAAAAAGAGCTGGAAAATAATATTCATGATGCTGCTTATGGTCCGAATACAAAATATGGTCAGTTCCGTGAACTTCAGATTAAGATGATAAATCAGGAAAGTGGTTTTGAGACTTTTGATATGGATGGAAGTTCATACTTTTTAACTTATATCTGCATAAATAATGGCGACTGGCATCTTGGAATTATTCAGAATAAAAATCAGGCTCTTGCTGTTCTGTATATGATTTTGTACAGAATGATATTTATTACGCTTGCTTCCATTTTAGTTGGTTCATTGAGTGGACTTTTGCTTTCGAGAAGTCTTAAACCTTTGCGACAGGTTAGTAAGAATATTGGGGAGATTGCTTCGGGAAAGGCGGATCTTACTCAACGTATCAACATTAAAACTGAATATGAAATTGGTGAATTAGTTACCGGCTTTAATACCTTTACGGAAAAACTTCAGAGTATTATTAAGGTAATGAAAGAGTCTAAGAATGCACTGTACCAGGTTGGTGAACTGCTGAATCAGAATACGCATGAAACGCTAACTTCAATTGATACAATCATTGAAAATATTCAATCTACTAAAGATGGTACAGCTCATCAGTTTGCGAGTGTAGACCAGACTGCTACGGCTGTTAATGAAATTGCTTCGAATATTGAATCTCTTGAACGAATGGTAGAAAAACAAAGTGAAAGTGTTAAGACTGCCGGTGAAGCTGTTTCAGAAATGATTAAGAATATTAACAAAGTAAATCTTTCTGTTGAAAAAATGGCTGAGTCTTATGCAATTCTTGAGGAAAAAGCTCAGAGTGGTGTGCAGAAGCAGGATGATGTAAGTGCAAAGATTGAAATCATGGGTGAGCAGTCAAAAATGCTTGGAAATGCGAATAAGACTATTCGTGAAATTGCTAGTCAGACAAACCTGCTTGCCATGAATGCGGCAATTGAGGCGGCTCATGCGGGTGATGCCGGTATGGGATTCTCGGTTGTTGCTGTTGAAATAAGAAAGCTTTCTGAAACTTCTACTGCTCAATCTAAGGAAATTGGTGAACAGCTTAAGAATATTCAGAACTCAATTAAGGAAATTATTGAAGCTTCTAATGAATCTCGTCTTGCATTTAATGAGGTTAGTGATGAAATTAAATCAACTGATTATCTGGTAAAAGAAATAGCTGTTGCTATGGATGAGCAGAACAGTGATTCGGAACAGATTAATCTTTCTCTTGATTCTATGAATAACAGTACGGAAGTTGTAATTTCGGCTGTTAAGGAAATGTCTGAAGGTAATGCTTCCATTCTTAAGGAGATTCAGAATCTTCAGTCTTCTACTGTTGAACTGAAACAGCATATGGAACAGATGGAAGCTGGTGCAGAAACTATCAAGCAGACAGGAAATGCTCTTTCTGATATTTCACAACAGATGTCTGCTTCAATTGATGATATCGGCGGTCAGGTTGATCAGTTCCAGGTTTAA
- a CDS encoding maltose ABC transporter substrate-binding protein, with amino-acid sequence MKKNINRLLKIFAVLISFTFCITGCSKVNNGTVEDNPKEIHIRVWESKDGIDQFIKYAGRTYTEKHPNVIIDYVYVELHGAVETLEVDAPKGIGPDIIPAPHDNLGTLVSKKLIVPTENPDKISKQVLASCAKALTYNNTMYGYPVSAETYALFYNKRLISENEVPKTWEELVKWVQQFNSTHPGKYGFVMDVTNAYYSILFATSGGNRLYGESGTDARNPCMNTAEAVKGMTFFQSLNKDLGLQDLELSTAACEGLFASGNAAMFITGLWNVKPFERAGIDFNVAAIPSLPGENKPAASFSGTRGMFVTACSKHPKEAAEFAEYLLSPEMQQFRFLYTGAMPSINTTVDSKYMPGFLHQLDYAFPMPSIPVMGKFWTETSTTLANIWNGADVKTELDLLNNKIKD; translated from the coding sequence ATGAAGAAGAATATAAATAGATTATTGAAGATTTTTGCAGTTCTGATTTCTTTTACTTTTTGTATTACAGGCTGTTCAAAAGTTAATAATGGTACTGTAGAAGATAATCCAAAAGAAATCCATATCCGTGTATGGGAATCAAAAGATGGAATTGATCAGTTTATAAAATATGCGGGTAGGACTTATACGGAAAAGCATCCGAATGTTATAATTGATTATGTATATGTAGAACTTCACGGTGCGGTTGAGACTCTTGAAGTGGATGCTCCTAAAGGTATTGGACCAGATATCATTCCAGCTCCTCATGATAATCTTGGTACTCTTGTTTCTAAAAAACTTATTGTTCCAACTGAAAATCCTGATAAGATTTCTAAGCAGGTTCTTGCTTCCTGTGCAAAAGCGCTTACATACAATAATACTATGTATGGATATCCTGTCAGTGCTGAAACTTATGCTCTTTTCTATAATAAACGTTTGATAAGTGAGAATGAAGTTCCAAAGACCTGGGAAGAGCTTGTAAAATGGGTGCAGCAATTTAATTCAACACATCCTGGTAAATATGGCTTTGTAATGGATGTTACAAACGCTTATTACTCAATTCTTTTTGCAACATCCGGTGGAAACCGTTTGTACGGTGAAAGCGGAACCGATGCCAGAAATCCTTGTATGAATACAGCTGAAGCAGTAAAAGGTATGACGTTTTTCCAGAGCCTGAATAAAGATTTAGGACTACAGGATCTTGAATTAAGTACTGCTGCTTGTGAAGGCTTATTTGCATCTGGAAATGCGGCTATGTTTATTACTGGCTTATGGAATGTAAAACCTTTTGAACGTGCTGGTATAGATTTTAATGTTGCTGCAATTCCTTCGCTTCCAGGCGAGAATAAGCCTGCAGCTTCTTTCAGTGGAACCAGAGGAATGTTTGTTACTGCCTGTTCAAAGCATCCGAAAGAAGCTGCTGAATTTGCTGAATATTTGCTTTCTCCTGAAATGCAGCAGTTCAGATTCCTGTATACAGGAGCTATGCCTTCAATCAATACTACTGTAGACAGTAAGTATATGCCGGGCTTCCTGCATCAGCTTGATTATGCTTTCCCTATGCCTTCAATTCCTGTAATGGGTAAATTCTGGACTGAGACTTCTACAACTCTTGCCAATATATGGAATGGGGCAGATGTAAAAACTGAGCTTGATTTATTAAATAACAAGATAAAAGATTAA
- a CDS encoding HAD family hydrolase — MNKFDGLILDVDGTIWNTTGIVAEAWNKTIDDSFPQVPHVTADILKGQFGKTMDVIADNLFGVLSEADKKELMKKCCVGEQKALLENTVDITYEGVLQTLNRLYEKIPLFIVSNCQSGYIELVMKKNGITNLIKDIECFGNTGKSKAENIKLVVSRNGLKNPVYVGDTQGDYDACKQAGVPFIWAAYGFGRPETDDYFKKIESFSELESIL, encoded by the coding sequence ATGAATAAATTTGATGGACTTATCCTTGATGTTGATGGCACAATCTGGAATACAACCGGAATTGTAGCTGAAGCCTGGAATAAAACAATAGACGATAGTTTTCCTCAGGTACCTCATGTAACTGCTGATATTCTCAAAGGCCAGTTTGGCAAAACAATGGATGTTATTGCTGACAATCTTTTTGGTGTTCTTTCTGAAGCAGATAAAAAAGAGCTTATGAAAAAATGCTGTGTAGGAGAGCAGAAAGCTCTTCTGGAAAATACTGTTGATATAACTTACGAAGGTGTACTTCAAACCTTAAATCGGCTTTATGAAAAAATCCCTCTCTTTATAGTAAGTAATTGTCAGAGTGGATATATCGAACTTGTAATGAAAAAAAACGGAATTACAAATCTGATTAAAGATATTGAATGTTTTGGTAATACAGGAAAATCAAAGGCAGAAAATATAAAACTTGTTGTAAGTCGTAACGGTCTTAAAAATCCGGTTTATGTTGGAGATACACAAGGTGATTATGATGCCTGTAAACAGGCTGGTGTTCCGTTTATCTGGGCTGCCTATGGTTTTGGCCGCCCAGAAACAGATGATTACTTTAAAAAGATTGAAAGTTTCTCTGAATTAGAGTCTATTCTGTAA
- a CDS encoding cation:proton antiporter: protein MNSTLPNTEIILHILLSVGIIVIVAKYFGVLAKKIGIPQVAGMIVAGLILRFIPFFRNFGKTDPNVIYNETNQFISYMSEIGVILIMFSAGLGTNIKSLVKSGFKATLIAICGVFVPLIMGTVMSMFFFGFDSWGSLNFFKSVFIGTILTATSVSITVAVLKELGKIKSDVGQTIVSAAIIDDVIGIIVLTIVLGVSSGKGGYLGIILKTLAFFVCAIVAGFIVYRLFRWYDKRHPRSRRIPIYALGIALIFAFCAEHFFGIADITGAYIAGIVFCSLSDASYMESKIDINAYMIFSPIFFASIGLKTDLSGMNLSLLWFSIAFVIVGCLSKIIGCGGISKLLGFNWKECLQIGEGMMVRGEVALIVATKGLSAGLVDSKYFTSVILLIIVSSMVVPILLKRSFSEKTEVSEITE, encoded by the coding sequence ATGAATTCAACACTTCCAAACACCGAAATCATTTTGCACATTCTTCTTTCGGTAGGTATTATTGTAATTGTAGCCAAATATTTTGGCGTTCTTGCAAAGAAAATCGGTATACCTCAGGTAGCCGGTATGATTGTTGCAGGTCTCATTCTTCGCTTTATTCCTTTCTTTAGAAATTTCGGCAAGACAGATCCAAATGTAATCTATAATGAAACTAACCAGTTTATTTCCTATATGTCTGAAATTGGTGTTATTCTGATCATGTTCTCTGCAGGTCTCGGAACTAACATCAAATCTCTTGTAAAGTCTGGTTTTAAAGCAACTCTGATTGCTATCTGTGGTGTATTTGTTCCACTCATCATGGGAACTGTTATGTCGATGTTCTTCTTTGGTTTTGACAGCTGGGGAAGCCTTAACTTTTTCAAGAGCGTATTTATCGGAACAATCCTTACAGCAACATCAGTTAGTATTACAGTTGCAGTTTTAAAGGAACTTGGAAAAATCAAGAGTGATGTTGGTCAGACAATTGTAAGTGCCGCTATTATTGATGATGTAATCGGTATTATCGTACTTACAATTGTACTTGGTGTAAGTTCAGGAAAAGGCGGATATCTTGGAATCATCCTAAAGACCCTCGCCTTCTTTGTATGTGCAATTGTTGCTGGTTTTATTGTATACAGACTTTTCCGCTGGTATGACAAACGACATCCCCGCTCACGCCGTATCCCGATTTACGCTCTTGGTATTGCTCTGATTTTTGCTTTCTGTGCAGAACACTTTTTTGGAATTGCAGATATCACAGGTGCATATATTGCAGGTATTGTATTCTGCAGTCTTAGTGATGCTTCTTACATGGAATCAAAAATCGATATTAATGCTTACATGATTTTCAGCCCTATTTTCTTTGCGAGCATAGGTCTTAAAACAGATCTTTCTGGAATGAACCTTAGTCTTTTATGGTTCTCTATCGCATTTGTAATTGTAGGCTGTCTTTCAAAAATTATCGGCTGTGGTGGAATTTCAAAACTTCTAGGTTTCAACTGGAAAGAATGTCTTCAGATTGGAGAAGGAATGATGGTTCGTGGTGAAGTTGCACTTATCGTAGCTACAAAAGGACTTTCAGCAGGACTCGTAGATTCAAAATATTTTACATCCGTAATCCTGCTGATTATCGTTTCTTCAATGGTAGTGCCTATTTTACTTAAACGTTCATTCTCTGAAAAAACTGAAGTTTCAGAAATTACAGAATAG